tgtagtgaataattttaattcgaatacgaattcaaattatgtatcactaatatctgatgcattctatgtgcaggatgatgacgtttgttggtggtttgattcgggagcaacaagccatgtgtgcaaagatcgtcgttggttcaaggaatttagaccaatcgatgatggctctattgtgaagatgggcaatgttgcaactgaaccaatcctaggattaggttgtgtgaatttagtttttatttccggaaaaagtttgtatttggataatgtcttatttgtacctggtatccgtaagaacttattgtctggtatggttttaaataattgtggtttcaagcaagtacttgaaagtgacaagtacatcttgtcaagacatggttcgtttgttggatttggttatcgttgtaatggaatgtttaaattaaacattgatgttccttttgttcatgaatctgtttgtatggtctcgtgtagttctataactaatatgacaaaatcagaaatttggcatgctagattaggacatgttcattacaaaagattaaaagatatgtcaaaaacaagtatgattcctccttttaatttgaacattgaaaaatgcaaaacttgcatgttgaccaagatcactaggaaaccttttaaggatgttaaaagtgagactaaagtcttagaccttattcacagttatttgtgtgatttgcatgctactccatcattaggtcataaaaaatatcttgttatttttattgatgatgcatcaaggtattgttatgtatatttattaaatacaaaagatgaagctcttgataaatttaaaatttataagaaagaggtagaacttcatcaaaatgggctaatcaaaactcttcgtacggataggggaggtgagtattatgatccgatttattttcaatctactggaataatacatcaaactatagctccctatacaccacaacagaatggtgtagccgaaaggaagaatagaaccttgaaagaaatggtgaattccatgttatcctattcgggtttaagtgaaggattttggggtgaggctatgttgacagcctgttacttgttgaaccgaattcctaacaaaaggaataaggttaccccatatgaactttggcacaaaaagacaccaaatttgagttatctcaaaatttggggatgtagggctgtagtcaggcttacagaacctaaaaggaaaaccataggtgaaagaggtatagattgcatatttattggatatgctgaacattctaaagcatatagattctatgtgctagaatctaatgattttgttgttgtgaactcggttatagagtcacgggatgctatctttgatgaataaaggtttacatctatacctaggccaaaggacatgaattccatgtcgaaagtctcagttaatattgaggatataccttcaactagtactgaaactagaaagagtacgagagtaagaaaggctaagtcatttggtgatgactttcaactctatttggttgaagggtcaaggaatgatattgaatttcaatatcaatattgcctTAATGTTGAGGAAGACCCAAAGACTTTTAGTGAAGCAATGACTTCAAGGGATGTTGTATTCTGGAAAGAAGCAATCCAAAGTGATATGGATTCCATCATGCAAAATAATACCTGGAAATTGGTTGACTTACCTCCTGGAtgtaagccattaggatgtaagatgatctttaggagaaagatgaaagtggatggtactgttgacaagtacaaagccagattggttatccaaggctttaggcaaaaggagggtattgattttttcgatacatatgctcctgttgctaggatatccactattagactgttgttagcacttgctgctatccacaatctggtgattcaccaaatggatgtgaaaactacattcttaaatggtgaattggatgaagagatatacatgaaacaacctgaagggtttgttatgccaggaaatgaaaataaggtgtgtaaactgatgaaatctctttatggcttgaaacaagcgcctaaacaatggcatcaaaaatttgatgaggttgtgttgtctagtggttttgttctaaaccaagcagataaatgtctatacagcaagtttgatactcatggcaaaggagttatcatttgtctgtatgtagacgacatgttgatctttggtaccgaccaagatcaagttgatgaaactaaggcatttttgtcttctaagtttgatatgaaagatatgggggaggcggatgtgatcttaggaataaagatcaaacgtggaaacaatggcatttccatctctcaatcacattatattgagaagatattggagaaatttaattttaaagattgttcTTCGGTAAGTACTCCCATTGATCCTAACCTGAAGCTATTACCTAATAAAGGTGTAGCAGTGTCTCAACTTGAATACTCAAGGGCGATAGGATCACTCATGTATGCAATGATTAGTACTAGGCCTGATATAGCTTATGTTGTTGCTAAACTTAGTAGGTTTACAAGTAATCCCAGTTCTCATCATTGGCAAGCTATGAATAGAGTATTCAAGTACTTAAAGGGAACCATTGACTATGGTTTGACATATACTGGATTTCTTTCGGTTATTGAAGGTTACTCTGATGCAAGTTGGATAACCAATATGGAAGATTATTCATCCACAAGTGGTTGGGTATTCCTCCTTGGAGGAGGTGCTATCTCTTGGGCATCCAAGAAACagacctgcattacaaattcaacaatggaatctgaatttgtagcttTAGCAGTAGCTGGTAAGGAAGCTGAGTGGCTAAGAAATCTGATCTATGAGATTCCATTATGGCCCAAACCTATACCTCCCATGTCTATCAGGTGCGATAGTCAGGCTACTTTGGCTAAGGCATatagtcaagtgtataatgggaagtctagacacttgggtgttagacacaacatggttcgggagttaatcatgcatggtatgatatcagtggagtttgtgagaactcagcataatttggccgatcatttaaccaaagggttaagtagagatctcgtgaaaaggtcggttgtgggattaggattaaagtccatctgaaatctcttatgttaagatacccaattcccatctaatatgacattaggtgctgaattcaatgtggaaagcttaacatgtagagattggaacacatcattgaaagtatcccaaaaggtatgtgttcggttctgtaagttaaggaggttgaagtattacttctcaatggttcttttgaaaaattgcatttgcaggtgaaagaaagaaaaggactacctatataagcatgaagtttagccgcttcaagaagctgggacttggctttgatatgcttatgaaggatagggacacgGGCTAGTaaactagtgtcgagcaagagtaatgttataaactattgtgcagattatcttcatgtattcattatgaatagaaagggttcaatccttagtgacaccctgatattcgaatatttgaaacgtgtaatttgctaagatgaaattcaatcgttacgatatttcatctatgcagtagtttggtgtatgttatgactttggtgatttgatcggtaattacactaaaatgggggaggtttgttggacattttagtgtaattgatctctttattatgttaaaataagagtacacgcttgttttaatgtaataacgagatgttcggtttaggtaaattttggaagttacatggaagttactaaaacttccatcaatggttggaagttacatggaagttactaaaacttctatcaacggttggaagttacatgaaagttactaaaacttccatcaacggcggtttttaaaagaaaaaaaacttccatcaaccgccaaaaaccacctgttctttgatcataaataatcattctggttcagaaagcataacgggtgaaaaaacatacaagaccaaaacaaaactcttgaattataatcttctgattttatccgattgaacaattttggttgaaccccgaaatttgattcaatctgaaagtgctATACACGACTTCAAATTTATCCagtattatctcgattttcaaattaaccaacaacAATCAGGGTACACTAAAGACTGGTTTTGAATGTTGTCCAGCTCCCTATATAAACTTCTGACTCTAAAATCTCTTTCGCCATTTGCCTCCAAGGTATGTTGTTCTTCTTGGCTGTACTGTGCATTCACACGGAAAAACCACATTCACTTTCCGATAAAGACATGTTTGACACAACTTCATTTCATCACCATACCATCAAACATTAGTTCAACgtaacacaacaacaacaaaaatcttTTCCTACTAGGAGTTGGCTACGTGCATCAAACTAGTGACCTAGCCAATTTGAAATGCCAAGAGCCAACAAAATAAATCAGCTATACAAATGGCAGCACAGTGTACACGGCTCACACCTTGTGGGGTTTGAATTGGTAGATGTACGCAGCCTTACTCTTTTAACTAAAGGCTATTTCCAAAATTTAAACCCTAACCTCAAGTCACTACTCACGCAGCCTTACTCTTTTAACTAAAGGCTATTTCCAAAATTTAAACCCTGACCTCAAGTCACTACTCACTAGGTAGTAACAAGTAAATGGGATGTCTATTGACGTTTGATTTATCTAACATTTCGTATGGATGATCACCATAATATCACATAATTCAACTACTAGATTTGTTATATTCGTATTCTATAAATAGTTATTAAGAAAGATGTGGGAACTTATGAGTGATTTATAACCGTCAAAAACCTAATTATGTGAGAGATGTGAgagactaaataaaaaatgagaagagaaaattaaaatagaacaaTGGGTGACTTATAGAAAGGGTAAAtaggattttaaataaaattggaaaTCAGATGTAAGTAAGAATGtttaaattatctaaaatttgatatgcataaataaaaaatgagaagagaaAATTAAGAATGTTTTAATTATCTAAAATTTGATATGCATAATGAATTGATGATTAACATTAAATCAATCATATGATTCAATAGTACTAACAAGTAATTGATTTAAGTAAAAATGAGTATGGATCTCTTAAATAAGGTATGGATTTGACCCATTAGAGGTGATTACTAGATTCTCCGTCAAAAATATTGAATACTTCGCCCAAATTAAATGACATGGTTACCAATTATATGATTCAATAGTTTGATTAATAAATTTACTTTATCATAAAAAGTTACCATCAGATGTGGTCAGTCAAATTCTTCGACAAAGGTGATAAATACTTCACCTAAATGACATGGTTACCCAATTATATGATTCAATAGTTTGATTAGGATTGACATAATGGCCAAGTTGAGCCAGTCCATCAGGCCAAACAGTGAAAATGAACCGACTCAAGCTCGATTAATATTATTTCAAGCTGAAATTTCTTAAGCTTAGTCCAGTCTTATGTCGGATTGTCGAAACATTGAGTCTATCTGgaccaatttaaaaataaaaaaaataaatttttgaaaaaaattaaagacaaaactttattaattatgcctttttaaaaaaattgtgatataataaattatattaataagttattatattttatttaatatttattatatagtaTTAACCGGGTTAGCAAGTGTCCCATCAAATCAGCCCAACCCAAGTTCATTTGGCTAGCTTGTCGGGATATACAGCCCGGTCAAAAAGGCTCATTGCTGTATAGATTGCCTTTTTTCTAGCCCAGTCTGGTCCTAACTAGGCCAGCCAATCCATCAGACCAAGTCCATTTTGTGGGCCCTGtgtttatcaataaaatttacttTGTGATAAAAAGTTATTAAGTGTGTAAAAATGAACATAAAATGTCATACAAGGTAGAACGATCTATACATTTCTAGTTTACAAGCAAAAGTTACCATTAGGAAAGTGAAGAATATAGTATGAACCTTATCAAAGCCCTTCTAGAACCATGCTTGAGGACAGAGAACACGGGCTTGAAAGAGATGAGAGCTTGAACGATACGTGAAAGAGGGGTCTCCCCAACCCACTTGGGTCGCTCCAGCTTCCCTTCTTCATACCCACCCATTTGCACCAATGCCGCCACGTGAACCGCCCAGTGCCGCCCTCTCGGTGGCCGGGCCGTGGGGGTGGTGGCATTGCCGCTTGGGGAGATCACTGCAGAGAGGTTCTGAAGTGGCAACGACAGAGCCATTGTTGTGTTGTGTGTGGAACTCGGACAATCGTGGCATGCCAAGTGGCAAACAAAGACATTGCTATTTGCTATGCTTCGTCGCACAATCTCATCTGCGTGTAGTAACATGCCACGTGGAATTTGAATGAAACTATGATATCTTTTAACTGTTCTCTTGAGTAAGGATTTAAAATTTGCTTTGTGTGCCCTTGGAAAATGTATTTTGGAATGTAAAATTCgccaaatggttttttttttatcttttacaaagtttaatttatttttttcggtttaattttttttaaagtttattttggttatttgtcttatttttttatttagttgaattttttatttatttaagaataatgtccttaataatttaagaatatttttttattaaaaatgaagtgATGGGAAGGGAAGAAAAGTGAACTAAAAAagttcattttaaataattaataatgtcaattttaaatagactaaaagattaaattaaaaaaattaaattgaacaaacaagtgataattaaattttttaaaaataaagaattaagttgaaaaaaaagataaataatcaaattaaattttttaaaagataaagaaccaaactaaatcaagaaaataagataaatgacTTTCGCACTATTAGCATAATACACTAACCAACTAAGCTAAtaggtcaattatgttataaaataaataatgttattatatataacagtaaaaaatttaatgtatattttaatgcacatgtaaatttaaataaaaaaatttgtgaaaattaattttgatataactcataCGAATTATATAGtccgtatattttttataaataaaaacatttactatttaaaaaaattaatttataaataaattaaaaaacatacaaATTAGTTAATTGTATAagttatatcaaattaattgtcacaaaacttattatatacattagaaattttactgtTATATAtagcaattttatttattttataacataattggcaTATTAGCTTAGTTGGTTAGATCGTTGTGTTAatacaatttttcaaaaatacaaatttttaaataattatattattaataatagagTTTCTTgacttaataaataatattttattttaaataatattatatttgcattgaatatattataaaatataccttaatcttgatgtattttttctttaattctacGATTTTGTTAGatataatgttaattaaataCTTGGAGTAACAACTTTGTTATCCATAATGATTCTCATTTAGATCAAATTgaactttccaaataaatacATGTGATATATACCAAAAAATGTTAAGATTATTAATGCACTGTAACAACAAGTTAGGTTGACCAAATTGTGTCCCAAATATTATCGAATCTTGATTGGGTTAATTCTAGATGGGAGTGGGTATATGAATCAGTTTGACCCATCAAAGGCTCGACCCGCAAAACCTGTGTTTTAGACGGCCTAGATAAGTCCGATTTGTGAAATAAATGGACTCTTTTTCAAGGTTCATATCCGGTCCACAAAAGTCTATGAATAAATGGACTAATCTGTGATCccaaaaagtaatttaaaaaataatatttatcatatttaaaaaaaatgaaaaatgtacaaaattagaagaagaaaaaattgatttcactttttaaaataaaatcgatcacattaaaatattctaatattttaaacataacaaattaattataacaacCTAATTAAAGAGTGAATTCTTAacgtaacaaaataataatatttgtccAATAAACTTAGGTAGATTAAATAGGTAGTTTGTGAGTCCACATATAAAACGTGCTAGTTTCTTGAGCGTAAGTACTGGActaaaaaatttgatataaatatgccaattaaaaaaaaattccttatcCGCAAGATTGACAAACTTAATGAACCCAGTACATCTAAATCTGTATACCCACCCTTATTTTCAGATCCACAAAATTGGCCACATCAAAACTTGCACCGGGTACATACACAAGTTAACCGGTCCCATCTCATAAACACtcctattttttaagtttatcaCAGGaatcttcatgtttttttttcacaccATGTTTTCATTGTGTAAACTTTAGTATGTTTGCTGCCACAACTTTAACCTTGATGTTCATTCTTGAATATCTCGTTATAACCCTACATGTATTTATTTACATCGTGTTAGTTATCActgattttaattcttaaaaatattggtTAGCATTTGTTTAATATGGATTGCTATTTGTTTCAACTTAATTaaacatctttattttttttttacttaattgtttatatgataaaataagtttaaataaaatctttggAAACTTTCTAAAATGTTCTCTTGTGCTATATctgtattaaaaatgaaatagagagtgaaaaaaaaagaacactagaaataaagtgaaaataaattgaataaataaaaataagaagaaaagaagttaAGAAATTTCTCAACTCAAATTTGAATGAGTAGAAGGAAtagacataaataaaaaaaaacaaaaaatttgtatACTATTTAAATCAACTTTAacccataaaataaaaaatatatatatattctttttttgtaacaaattttttattattattttattttatattttgtgaattatttatttaatttttaaaacaactaaaaaaagCAGGCAAGCGACTCTCCTCCCATACTTTCACACCTGTTGAGGGGGGAGAATTTTTTGAGTTATACACTCTCAATTTCCTTTTCTACTCCTTCTCTTGAACAAGTagcaattagttttttttccctGTTTCATTCCCGTCAGTTTCTATTAATCCAAACatagtgttagtgttttgaAAGTGTTGGAATGGAAACACGTTAGTAGTTAAATTAAGAGCTCAATCATTACcacatttattcttttaataaagTTGAACTTTATCCTAAATAAAATGGGCCTGTTGCTCTGATTTATCAAGTACCACAGCATACGCATGCCTCAAATTGAAGGCAAAGTTTGTGAGCTGCTCTTGCTACAGTTAAGAAAAACAGAAAGAAGAGATTCCACATTAAACCAGTACACTGATAAGGATATAGGAACAACCATGcattatgaataaataaaatcctttttaagcATCTTGACAAATAAAATATCTCAAGAAGATGTGATGTTTCATTGAGGCACTGTTGCTGTAATTGTCACGTGTCTGGGGTCCGTAAGAATTGATGTTATGTTCACAAAACCAGCTTCCCTAAGTGTTTCATCCATATCAGTCAAGTAGTACTCATCCAGAAAGGGTTCCGTGCTCTTAACCAATGTAAAAAGAACCGGAGACAATTCCTACAAGACAACAATGTACATGTAGTAATACTTGTTAATCCCCACAGGTTTAGCACAACAAATGAAAAAGGCATGGAAATAtttaggataaaatatgtttgcaTGTTTGCATTCCTTGTACTTTCAATGAAACTTGATTTTAGTCCCCGAACTTCAATTTTGACCCATTTTGGTCCctgaattttacaaaaaaatcaatggGGTTTTGTCCCTCTTCACGGTGAAAATCATCTGTGATTCGAGAAGAAAACTACTGTTTTCCTAAAGTTCAAGGGCCAATTGATCGAAGTTAGACTAATACCAATTTTTactctaaaaacatattttagccaaatttattaattagacGAAACAATATAGCAGAAAACAGGATAACACAATACCTGAAGGACCTTTGACTTCAGCTGCAGAAGGCAGAAATATTAATATGAGCATTTGTGATAGGAGCatgaaaccaaaaaagaaaataggaaaaatCTTAATGATGGTATTGTATACCGAAAAATCTGTCAAAGCTAGTGTGCCACCGGGCCGAAGGAGACGGAATGCCTCTCTTACCAAATTCACTATAACTCTTGTAGGACATTCATGAAGCTGCACATAGTCAGGGAATCTAAACATTAAAATCCACTGAATGCTAGTGCTCTCAGTGAAGATTTGAACTGTAGTTCGCAACTTTATTAGAAACTAGTTCATTCTTTTAGATCCAACCTTTGTGGGTGAAACTTTAAATGAGGACTAATACTAAATGGGAAAACAAAAGGCATACCACAAAAGCAATAGAGACAAGATCAAACGATTTAGAAGGCAAGCCTGTGTCTTCCCCATTTGCATGTATCCATTTTATAGGAAATTTTCTAGGCATTGCTCTCTTTTCCTTATGCTGAGCCACAGCTAGAAAATAGGGTGACAGATCAAGTCCCTGGAACAAACATATATATCACAATACGCAAAGCACATCCATACCAAGTATAAGGCTTCTTTTATTCTTGGTAAATTCAAGTTGACCAAGAatgattttatgttattttcactCTCCATTTCCAATCTCCATATTAAGAAAGCAAATTTATTCATCCATTAAAAACTCACTCACGGTGACTTTGGCTGTGGGGAACTTGTCTGCAAGATATCTTGTGCTTATACCTACAGAGCATCCAATATCTAGAATGTCATCGATCACACATGATTCTGAATACTGCATATGGTGTTGTTCAATTGCATGAAGCCAATTGCCACGCAGTATCTGATTTGCTTCCTGTATTGAAGAAGCATCAGGAAGTGCTCGTCTGGCCATTGACATTGTAGCAGCCTCTGCTTCTGCTGCTGCCTATAATCATTGAATCCAGATTTTACAATTTTGTTCTATTTCAGATtggcaacaaaaaataattgctaATAGATTTCCATACACATGATGTTACACATGATAGTCTGCTTAACAAAAGAGGAAGCCCAGGAGACACCTATTTAAACAATtgctaaataacaaaataacacatAACACATggaaaatctcataattttgtCAATAGAGTGCAAGAATAGATACTAATGTTCACAAGCAAGCCACTAAATTTGATCATCTGCAAATATTATAACCTACAGAAGAGACACATGCTTTAACCAAAGCATATTATTAAGGTGGAATTGATCCACCCACCCAAAGAAAAAATGTTGCAACAAACATTAGTCAGCAATGTTTGTTAccatgcatatcttgtatggATGCCAGGTGAAAAGGCTGTGGtattaaaatttacaacaatAAGGTAGAACTTTGACACAACTCCTCTATAAATAGAATCAAAACTTTAACTGTTGTGGTGTTTCTTCCATGACTACATTTCAGTGGGTGAAAAATAGTAGcttcaatagtaataaatttgaactaatgACAGTAATAAAAAAACTGCAAACAATGTGTGTGACATAAAAAGAAGTGTTGGGAGAAGCAACCACAACCAGTTCACCTACAAAACAGGAACATGCTATGTCTGATTATCAAAGAAAGGAGTTGTCAAATTAAACCTTCCATTGACATATGAGAAAATTCAGAATTACCACATACCAGCCATGTAAGATTTCCCTCTTCATATGCATGAAATGGATTCAAATAATCTGTGAAGTGAATTCGGCAGTCACCCCATCATTTACAACAACATGCAAGAGAAATGACAACAATGATTAGAAGGGTAACACAAAAGGTAAATAGAAGAAAGTCAGAAACTTACAATCAGGATACACTAAAGACTGGTTTTGAATGCTCTCCAGCTCCCTATACACTTCTGACTCTAAAATCTCTTGTGCCATTTTCCTCCAAGGTATATTGTTCTTCTCAGCTGTACTGTaaatttacatccaaaaaccaCTTTCACTTTCTAATAAAGACATCATGCTTAGCAGAACTTCATTTCATAAACACATGGTGTAATATCAATTCAATGTAACCTGGCCATTTTGAAATGTCAAAAGCTGACACAATACGACAATACAAATGGCGGCCCATCTGCTGGAGTTTGGAATTGGTAGATGTATGTTATGCAACCTTACCACTATAAACAAAAGGATGTttgcaaaatttaaaagttttaaaccCTGACCACAAGGTCACGTAGTAGTAACAAGTAAATGGCATGTCAACAAAATGAACAAATGTTTGGATTGTCTATAATCTTGTATGCATGATTGTTACGATAATATCACATAATTTCAACTGCTAGATTTATTATAttcaaattctataaatagttATTCAGTGGGAGTAAGTGTCCACGACTTACTCCTATAGAGGTAATGGATCCCTTTCATATATTAGATGAATGAGAGAAATGCTAACCACACACTCTTACATTTTCTTTATGACATACCGAGTGTTTCATTCGACATCCACAGGACCGTTGGTGTCAATATCacgtaaattttgtaaaataaggCAGAAGCAACTATTAGTTGCTTATGGGATGATGGCGTTCATGGTTGTAACCTGTAAGATGCCAATCCAAACACGTTCTCTCTTATTGAGTGAAATTTATGTGAGTTCCACAAAATATGTGGGTCTCATTACTCATTTGGTGGGTCCTATTCTCAAATTAGAAAGAcccacataaatttaaaaaaaaagaaaaatgtgtgtTCAAAAGAGAGCCTTAGAAGGTATATTGTTAACATCTCATACATGGGTCTGTCTACAGCCTGGTGTAATGGTTTGCTTATTGCAATACCGTTATTGGTCCTAGGTTCGAGACATGAAAGTCCCTTTGCTCAACCAACCAAAAACAACACTTCGTATTTAATAAGTTATCAATCCAAATGGTTTCTAAATAAAAGTATAgatttaaaattcttataaattaGATGAAGTCAAAACATTTCcatacaatataataaaaaagtgataTTTCATTGCACCTATTTATTATAACCTAtaataagttattaaaatataagaaaatttgatgatgccaaaaggcAAACgatttgatgatgccaaaaagcaAACGACATGTAGACAAAagcaaaataacataaaaaatctcAAACACAAACAAGTCAAGTAATTAGAAGATTCAAGACTTAGGTTGAATTGTTAAAAGGTTTTTACAATAAGAATATTTGAccatttgattaatttaaattggaatcaatgtaatcaattaccacatcttataatcgattaccaaaagtaatagtataagttttttttcttttttatttgaaattcggAATTTAAAATTACACCAAAAAGTATGTTTTGAAGAGTTATATCTTTTGGGAATGACCCGATAACTTCTACATATAAATATTCATCATTTTAACACGTTTATATAGATgaaaaacttttgaaaagaTCTCATTAATAATCATTCTCATTCATCAAGTTCTTGATCAAAAACTTGGTCAAATGCAATTATTATTGAGAAACCTTCTAGTGCTTCAATTTGTAATATTTTCTCTATATCAAAGAGtgaatttttatattctttgtctaaacttttaaaaagggTGAGACATCCCTTGTAAGGACAAAAGTATGATATCTCTTGATTATTGAGAGACTCAAACATAAAAGGTGAGACATCCCTTgtaagaacaagaatgtggtatctcttgattcttgaaagacTAAAACACAAAGGATGAGGCATCCCAAGGTGTAAGAGTGTTTTGTTGTTGTAAAGAATTTGAAAGATGGTGAAATTCtcaagcaggttgcttggggactagagtAAACACAAGAAGTGACTAAATCAATATAAATCAAGTTCGCAATTATGTCTTCCcttatctctttattttattgtaaatttactTGAGGCattat
Above is a window of Glycine soja cultivar W05 chromosome 12, ASM419377v2, whole genome shotgun sequence DNA encoding:
- the LOC114378250 gene encoding uncharacterized protein LOC114378250, encoding MALSSPLQNLSALISASGNATTATARPPRGRPWAVHAASSDTTTAAQAQLGRYEEGKLERPKWVGETPLSRLVQALISFKPLFSVLKLGARRALISTAEKNNIPWRKMAQEILESEVYRELESIQNQSLVYPDYYLNPFHAYEEGNLTWLAAAEAEAATMSMARRALPDASSIQEANQILRGNWLHAIEQHHMQYSESCVIDDILDIGCSVGISTRYLADKFPTAKVTGLDLSPYFLAVAQHKEKRAMPRKFPIKWIHANGEDTGLPSKSFDLVSIAFVLHECPTRVIVNLVREAFRLLRPGGTLALTDFSLKSKVLQELSPVLFTLVKSTEPFLDEYYLTDMDETLREAGFVNITSILTDPRHVTITATVPQ